DNA sequence from the Vanrija pseudolonga chromosome 7, complete sequence genome:
GTTTGGTGCTTGCGTGGGTCTCAACAAGTTGTATTGACGTCAGGTTGAATCGTCTTTATTGGTTTAGAGGCACCGCCCAAAATCTATTATTGAGGGGATTAGGCTAGGCAGGCGGTGCGGGCAACGACGACCGCcatggctggcggcgggtgtTAGGGTGTGGTGGTTGTAAAAAGCGGTAGTgcggtgctggtgcggcgcgcggcgcggcgtcgcccgtGGTCCTAGTCGCGCCGTTACGCGTCGTACCGTGTGGGCCACGCGCGCATGCCGCGAGAGGGTTCAAACCGGCCCGTAGTGTTTGTTATGCTTTGAGTTGTCGTGTGGAcaccatgctgctgctgctgcatgctgcatgtTATTGTCCATTCATGAGCAACCACCCCGTTCTTGTCTCTGCCAAGTCCCCCCGTTTATTCTCTGCTGCACCCAAGACCTGTTCGagggttgttgttgtgacCTTGTCCTGCCGAGTAAACCAGCGAGGCGAAAAAAAGAAATGCCCAGTTTGCCCAAACAAGCAAACCGCGGAGACGAGCCACGACGAGGGGGTCTCAACAAGTGGTAACTCCCCTGAATGCCTCCAGGGGACAGCTCAGGGACAACAAccaaggacgcgctcgctcgggGACAGTGGCCTCGCGctctgccgcggcggcgcgtcaaCAAAGGCTGCCCCCGGCTGCACTGGCTgcaccacgccgcccgcacACACCCCTCACCGAGTCCCAGTTGGGTTTGACCTGACTGCCCCCGATCCCTCTGGTAACCCTGGTGCCCGCGCGCTGCCCGTCCTGGGTggcaccacacaccacacgaCTCCTGCCcacggcaccaccacccacacccccccAGCACCCTCATTCTTACTCCTTCTGCATCGACCCCCAATCAACACCGTCTTGTCCTCTTTCTCTTGTTCAGTTCTCGTCTCCTCGACCCTCCTTGACGCTCAGACACTCGTTGGCTCGCTGGCCCCAGCTCGATCCCCCGACACCCCGACGCTCGACTCTCCCCCGACACTCGCTAGGTCTCCATCAAAACACCTGCAGCCCCGGCACCGTCgaccacccacaccaccacctcctcccaccaccGACACCAACACCTATCACTCGCACTCACCCACACCCTCGTTTTCTCTGTGtctctcccctcccccaacctcctcccctcctccgTCCCTTCGACACACATCGACTTGACGTTGACTCTCCCGACTGGACACTCCTACCACACCTAAACCCAACAAACACCCACGTCTAGGCAACACACCCACAATGCTCATCGCACCCATCCTCTCGGCCGCTACTCTGGCCTCTGTTGTGGCCGCTGGCAGCCACCTTGGCTCGCGCGGCAAGCACATTCGCCGCAGTGAAGTCGCTTTCCCCGGCCAGAAGCGTGGCTCGGGTCTCCCAGCCTCGGTCTCCAACTCCAAGGCCACTTGGTACTCGCTCACCCCCGAGGAGGGAGGTACCATTGTCGCATGCGGCGGTGGTTCTCCGTGAGTACAACTAGACTTTGCtgatgccgcgcgcgacgctcaCGCCTTTCCTACAGTGACATGAACTCGTACTATGTCGCCATGAACACGCAAATGTTCAACATGGACCAGTGCTACCAGTGGATCACCATCACTGCCAACGGCAAGACTACCTCGGCCCAGATTCTCGACTCGTGCCCCACCTGCCCCACCTACGGCCAGGTCGACATGTCGCCCGGCCTCATGGAGTTCTTTGACCCCGGAAAGAAGGCTGGCGTTATTACCATTTCTTGGACTtcgggtggcggcggcggtggcggcgacagcggcggcaacCAGGACCCCACCACGACGACTACCAAGAACAagcccacgcccacccccgagcccgagagCACCTGGtcgccccctcctcctcctcctcctaccaccaccacgacgcctcctcctaccaccaccaccgagtcgtcgaccacgactaccgagtcgagcacgaccaccacgTCGACCACCACGTCGTTttcgtcgagcgcgagcgccaacTCGACGACCATTTCGTCGACTACCTCGCTCAACGCGACCACCTCGCTCCTCAACGCCACGTCCATTGCCAACGTGACTGGCACGACCTTCTCGCTTGCCAACGCTACTGCCACCCTCGGCCACGACGCAGTGGTTACCGACATTCCCTCTGCTCCTGCTGGCGGCAACCTGGCCCAGGTCGGCAACCTTGTCGCCAACATTGGCCGCATCATTGTCCTCGGCGCTTCGATCTAAGCGTCGTCAATCATCTGACATTCACGACACCTTGACGGACTATGATGGGCGGTGAACTTGCTTTCACCAATTCGCACGCACTTTGCCTTTTCTTCATTTCGCTCTGCACTTTTTGTGTCCCGGTTCTGCGCGAGCTCCAGGAGGGCCCGCCCGACCTGGACGTTGACGGCTTTGGCGTCAAACCCAACCACCTATTCCCCCCAAACCAcaaccacccccgccaccctACAAACCAGTTCTATTGTACCTGTCAAtgacacccccgccccctaCAGTACCCCCTTTGGCTCTGTCTGGACGGAGCGTGCTAGCGTGCTCTTGCCCAGGCGAGTAATGACCATATGCTCAGGCTTCTATGCATGGGTTGATAACTGCGGCGCAGGGATGTCTGGAAGAGGCTGGGCTGGCTCGAGCGGCGCTTTGACCCAAGACATCGCATTTAGATCCAGCCAAGGCTCGAGCGGGTCAATGAAAAAGACTAATGTATCGTGCCGTAGATGTACCCTGCAATGGTTGCAGTAGTCGTACTCGATGAAGGCACTGCACAAGGTGGCGGCAGACGTGCAGACGTGACAACGGTTTCGGACTCCGCGACGCAGCCCCTGTCCCGTGGACACGGGGCAGGAACGGGGAGGCGGGTGCAGTTGGGTGCAGAGGCACGGCAGGTAGCCTTGCACGCCACGCAGCCCGTAATGAAAGTTGTGCTGGTACATGCGTGCTGCACAGTGCAGACTACGTCGCGGTGGACAAAGCGTCAAGGGATCCAAAGGGAGTTGTCATTGTTGCTTGGGTCGAGGGCATGCCTGTGCCACTTGGTGATAAAGTTTGGGCTTCGGGAAGGGGGGACACGGAGATGGGGCAATGTCCGCGATACTGCCAGCCTGCAAACAACACTTCCACTGCTGTCGAGGCCGTTGCAACTCGATATCCACCACGTACAATGCCCCATGGGGCTTCAATAAGAACAGTAGACAGCGTACTTATACACTTCAGACCTCCTCCAGAGTTGCTGTCAGCTGAAATCCCAGACGGCATCTGCATATCGCTTAAGAGTGCCTCGGCGTGGCAAGACCGGCAGGAAGTCGGTCCCCCCGGCGCCCGCGTCCCAGTGCCGAGCCGACCTGGGCGGCGGTTGGCAGCCATGTACATGCTTGGTGGTCTTGGAGATCTGAGCACGTCCTGAGCAACCCTCTGCCTGCGCCGAGGTCAAAGCCGCAACTCCGGGGTGTCGGACGGAGGTGGCTGGTCGGTCGGATGTCGGCCGTTGTACAGTCGGATGTCGGACCACATCCTCTTCCCTTCGACATTGTGTCTTGAATCGTCCCAGTTACTAGCCCAACTGTTAACATGGTGCTCTGCCAACTCTCATGAAGCCCTGCTTGCCTGTACTCATAAATACTCTCCTTCCAAGACGCCTGGCTCACTACCTTCGGCACTCGAGTGGCATTGTGGCACCGGCACCAACTGTGGTCACGACGAGGCCACAAGCGATCGCCCGCTAACGGTCCCTGGCAGGGAGATAGACGGCCCACGGCGTCTCGGCATCTCCACCTACGGGCGCCGGGTgccgcccgcgtcgtcgcgtcggctGCTGCTACGACTAGCGATTCGGATGTGGGCAACCCGTGTGCAGGCGTCCCGATCTCGTCGGCTTGacagccgccagccagctccGATCTCGTCGGTGTCGGAGTCTCGGCGTGTCTGGAATTTTGAGGACCCCCCGGGGGCCATGGAGGTCCTCCAAGACGTACTTAACCAGCCGAGCGGAGCACCATGGATCTGTGACGACTTGACCTGAGACGCAATGGCCCAACGCACCAGcatcgacaaggagaaggactTTGAGacggccgtctcggcgcctGTCGACGACATCAgccccgaggacgacaagcgTATCCGGCGCAAGATCGACGCCATCGTCCTCCCGGCCATGTTTATCATCTTTTGTCTCCAGTTTGTAAGTGGGGCCCGAGCCGcacccgctgaccccagctcgACAAAATCTGCATGAGCTACGCCGCGGTCATGGGCTTCATGGAGGATAACCACCTCACGACTGGGCAGTTCACCTGGCTTGGCAGCATCCTGTGTacgtcgccgacgatggGTGACGAGCTGAACTGCAGGGCTCGGCTTCCTGATCGGCCAGTACCCCCAGAACCTGCTCATGCAGAGGTTCCCCATCCCAAAGGTCCTCGCCGTGAACATTGTCATCTGGGGTGTGGTGCTGTGCATGATGGCCGTTGCGCACAACTTTGCTGGACTGATGGGGTGCCGATTGTAAGTGGTTGTCGGCGGCAACATGTCGCTTACCCCCCAGCTTGTTGGGCTTTTGTGAGGCTTGCGTCACTCCCGGATTCGCAGTTATGACGGGACAGTGGTACAAGGTGCGCGAGCAGGGTGCTCGCACAGGCTTTTGGCTTTCGTTCGCCGGATTGGGCTTCATCATCGGCGGCTCGATGGGGTACGGCCTCGCCCAGGCCAACGACCAAGGcaagctcgccctcgccggctgGAAGGTTCTCTtcatcatcctcggcgtGGTGACCGTCGCCTCTGGTGTGGCATTCGGACTCGTGGTGCCCAATTCCCCTTCCACCGCGTGGTTCTtcaacgaggaggaccgcaagctcgccgtgctccgcGTGCGTGCCAACCAGCAGCCAACCAAGTCGGAATGGGACTGGAAGCAGTGTCGCGAGGCGATTCTCGACCCACTGGTGGGTGTGGTATCCTGGTGTTTGCTCATTACCACAGACCTGGTGCTACGCCGGCGTTGCATTCTTCTGCATGATTCCTTCGGGCGGCACGGGAATGTAAGTGACACAAAGGTGCTCAGCTTACCCTCCAGCCTCTTTACCCTCCTGATCAAGTCGTTTGGCTTTACTTCTCTCCAgacgctcctccttggcATGGTCAATGCGTGGCTCTCTTTCAACTATGCCTTCTTCCCTTGGCTCGGAGACAAGATCAAGAACCGTTgtgccgtggccgccgtgtGGCCTCTTGTTGGCATCGCCGGGCTCGCCATGGTCTGGGCTGTCCCTACCCACCTTCGCGTCGTGCGCCTTATCGGCTACTACTTGTGCGTTGTATTACCTCGACCGTCCTCTAACGCTGCCCAGGATCACGCCACAGATCGTCTCGTATGTCACCACCATCTCGCTTATTACTTCCAACGTCGCGGGCAAGACAAAGCGCACGACAGTCAACATCATCTACTTTGTGGCTGGTGAGATCGGGCCCTGTTTCAACCACTGACTCCCCAGTGTGCACTGGTAATCTCATCGGGCCGCAAATGTACCGTGCCAAAGACGCACCCAAGTTCACCTTTTTCTACACCTTCAACATTGCGTGCATCGCCATGACGGTTGTGCTGATCGTGGTTATTCTTCTCATTTATCGCCGTGAGAATGCCAGGcgcgacaagctcgaggccgcaAACGGTGTCGTGGAGTTTGATCCTGACAGCGACTTTACCGACCGGTGAGTAGGAgcgtggccgtggccaagGGCGTATGGGCCATCGCTGACCTGACAGCACCAACCCGCACTTCCGGTACGCTTACTAGGGAGAGGGGGGATGCGGGGTTTGATCATGGTGATGGGTGGGGTTCGACAACATGAGAGAATCATAGGAATACGAATGAACGATGTGACAGCAACCTGGAACTGGGTTTAGTAGCGCTGTAGTATCCTGGGCGAGCTAGGCGAGAAGTCCGCGCCACCGTGAAGGGAGTACATGGCGATTGCATCTAACACCATTTCCCTAACGAGCCACCGCAAGCCTCGAGTGTGTCTGTGCAAGTACTGTAGCACCGCCTCCTTATGACCAGCACATCACCAACCAATTCATCCCCATACAATAATCTCTCTACAAACCTAGTAGATGTACCTAAAGTGCTTGTTCTTCAGATCTGTCACATCGTTCTCGCCAGCAACACGGTTGAGGTGCTCGCGTTCCTCGACGGTCATTCCCGAGGCGGCAAACTCCTGGTCACGCTTCTTGTTCTGCCACCAGAGGTACCACCACCAGTGGCCAAGGTTGACAGTGGAGAAGAGCATGAAGACGGCCGACACGGTCAGACCCTTGAAGTAACGCGGCGCGTCGGAGGCTGTGGGAGTTAGTAGAGCGGAACCGGTTTTTACTCACGACGCATCACCTGCGAGCCGATAATGTTGCCGATGCAGTAGGCGAGCAGGGAGGAGCCGCCGAAGAACGACTTCTTGGTGCGACCGGCGACGTTGAGCGAGATCATGGGCCACGCGGTGAGGAAGCAACCGATGGCAAACTGGTGGCTGAAGACAGTCCAAATAGCCCACTTGGTCCATTTGCCCGAGTGCTTGTCCGTGCCGGCGTAGATGAGCGCGACGAACGTGAACATCTGCATAATGATCGCGAGGGGGAAGCGCGTCTTGGGCCAGTAGTGCACCGCGAAGCCGCACGCCACAATCGAGGTACACGCCACAGCGTATCCGGGCAGGTTGTACATGATCGTCTGGAGGTTGGTGAAGCCGAATGATTGAATGACGAGGGTGTTGAACGTCGTGATACTGCCATTGGGGATGTTGCTGGTGATGTTGTACACCACCGCGAGCCAGAACTGCTGGTCGTAGAGGCACTCTTTCACCTGCGACCAGTCCCACTTGTGCTGTCCTCCTGTTCCGGTGCCGTTGGAGATGATGCGGGCTTTGGCCATGCGCTTCTCGCGCGCAGTGAGCCACCAGACCTCATCGGGGGTGCCTCCAAAGATGAGGAAGATGATGCCGAGGCCCACGGTGACGGAACCAAGGAAGAGGTTGATAACCCGCCACGCGGCGAGCCCACCACGGTCTTGTGCGTTCTTGGCAATGTAGTagatgccgaggccgaagacGATGGCGAAGAAGGTGTCTAGGGGGTGAGCAGGGGCCGTGCGAGTAGAACTTACTCATCGAGTAGTACAGGTTCTGACGGTGCGTCTGCTCGCGACGCAGGTACCACGATGAGGTGAAGAGGGCGAAGCCGGGGGTGACGACAGCCTCAAACCATCCCAGGAATGTGCGCACAGCAGCGAGCTGGGCATAGTTGTtgcaggcggcgaggagcatgACCATGGCTCCCCAGATGATGATGCACACGGCAAGGCCTCGACCGAGGGGTACGCGCTGGAGGAACCACATCATGGGGTACTGTGCTAGCGCGTATGCCATGTAGAAGAAGGCGGTGAGGGTCGAGTACTGGGCGAGCGTCATGTGGGTGTCGTCGCGGAGACCGAAGATGACACCAGAAGAGAGCGACGTCTTGTCGCTGTATTGGATGCCATACAGGAGCATGAGCATGGGCATGAGGATCCAGTCAAACTTGCGCTTGAGGCAGCTGTACTCTTCCTCACTGGGTATCTTATCAGCGTAGTCCCACCGGCCCACTCACGTgaactcgccctcggcggcaatGAGGTCGTCGACTTGGGCGACGACTGACACGTCGCCCTCAGAGTCGGTCCTGAGTTTCTCCTTTGTGTCTGACATGGTGCTTGGCGTGGGGGTAGGTGGTGAGTCGCAGTCTGCATGTCCTTTTAACCTCTTGTCCCGGTCCAGGCGGGCCATTGTTCCGACTGCCGCGATAAGTGCGGTTCGGTCGGGGCACCAGGACCCCGGAGCGGAgagggctcggcgtgggGCACGGCCCAATGGCTACGGGGCTACGAGATGCGCCGCGAGGCACAGGACCAATAGCTGCGGGTCAGGTGATATGAGTAGAGTGGAGAGGTTGCATTGCCGCAGCTTGCAAGTGGAGAATTGCACCGAGTCGCGATGGAGCAAAGAGTTttccgaggtcgaggtcgccgagatGGCGGAAAAGTGACCCTTTTGCCGCGTTTTCAGTCCCTTTTTCCGTCTGTCGAACCGACTCGCGGCCGAGTGGGACGGACCAAAGCCTGATGATCTCGAGGAAGCACTCGACGCTCCACCGACTCTTATGTAGGTATCCCCAGAGCGATAAGCAATGTGACAGCTACCAACACCACCATGCGCATCGAGTCAGAGAGCGTTACTGGCACCGCCGGCTTCCCCGCCACCCCAGCCATTCGAGCCACTATCCGCGCggccatcgtcgccgccgccgacaagctcacTGCCGTGTCAACATGGCTGCACGACAACCCCGAGATCTCGTTCCAAGAGTTCAAGGCGCACGACAAGCTCACGACGTTCCTCGAATCCGAGGGCTTTAGCGTTGATCGCCACTATGCGGGCCTGGAGACGGCGTGGAAGGCCACCTTTACGAGGGGCACCGGACCAACGTTCGGCCTCAACAGCGAGTACGATGCGCTTCCTGGCGTCGGACACGCGTGCGGGCACAACCTCATCTGTGTGGCTGGCATCGCCTCGTTGATAGGATTGCGGGCTGCCATGATCGCGCACGACATCAAAGGCACTGTCGTGCTCCTCGGAACGCCGGCTGAAGAGTCGGGAGACGGCAAGGTCCGACTGCTCGAGCGGGGCGCGTACGACGGTATCGAGGCGTGCATGATGGCCCATCCTgccggcgagtcgggcaagGGGGTTGACGGTCTCATTCGCCCCTGCCTCGCCGTGCGCAGCATTGGCGTCGAGTTCTTTGGCAAGCCCGCGCACGCGGCCAACGCGCCGTACCAGGGTGTCAACGCGCTGGACGCGGCCAATATCGCCTACATGTCCATCTCGTCCATGCGGCAGCAGCTACGACAGGGTGAAATGGTGCACGGTATCATCACCCATGGAGGGGATGCGCCGAATGGTGAGTGAGCAGCATCGGCCCTGCTGACTTCAGTCATTCCAAAGTACACGGCCATGGAGTACTACTGTCGgtgcggcgacgccgaccggctcgacaagctcatcGCAAAGATCGTTCCCAGCTTCCACGCCGCGGCACTGGCAACAGGTTGCGAGGTCAAGCTCGATATTTCTGGGCTATGTGCCGACTTGCGACACGCTGCACCGCTTGCCGAGGAGTACGCAAACGTGATGGAGTCCGAGTTTGGGCAGCacatcgacgtcgacctgACCGAGGCTGGCCGACGCATGGGGAGCACCGACTTCGGTAACGTGACCTACGCGATGCCGGGCTGCCATCCGCACTTTGTGATTACCGAGCTGCCACCCAAGGTGCACACGGCCGAGTTTGCAGCCATTGCGGCCACAGCTCCAGCCCACGAGCAGACGTACCGTGTCGCGAGCGGCATGGCGACCGTCGGAGTGCGATTCCTGACGGACAAGGCGTTTGCCGAGCGCACCAAGAAGGCGTGGAGGGAGAGCATGGACGAAGTCGGCGGTCTTGTTGACGTCGCCAAATGGGGTGCCAACCCCGCGCATCTACAGTAGACGATGAGCTTGCATGCATGAGTGATAGGGCTGTAAAGGTGAAGACAATGGGCAGGGTACATACAGTATGGGGAGCAGGGCGGGTCTTATCTCCGCGCCAAGAGTCGAGTTTTCCGCGATCCGATTCACCGGCCCCACATCTTGCAACAACTCTGTCACCCATGTCAGTCGGTAGACCACGGCACGTCTGCGAGCCGTGTCGTGCACGCAAGATACGATGTGGGTCGAACATGGGTCGCCGCTGACTCCGCAGGCGACAAGGGCACGCCGTGTAAGTAGCACTCCGTATCCCACTGACTCGACTCCAGGCGGGCCGTGTCTCCGGCGCCGAATCCCCAGCCGCTGTACGGGTGCTACAGGCTCCGAGGCCGCCTCGATGCCCTCACCACGCCCACATTCACACTCTCCCGAGCGCCGTCGTGAGGCCACGGCCGACTctgctgccgccgactcA
Encoded proteins:
- the SPCC417.10_14 gene encoding putative transporter, encoding MAQRTSIDKEKDFETAVSAPVDDISPEDDKRIRRKIDAIVLPAMFIIFCLQFLDKICMSYAAVMGFMEDNHLTTGQFTWLGSILWLGFLIGQYPQNLLMQRFPIPKVLAVNIVIWGVVLCMMAVAHNFAGLMGCRFLLGFCEACVTPGFAVMTGQWYKVREQGARTGFWLSFAGLGFIIGGSMGYGLAQANDQGKLALAGWKVLFIILGVVTVASGVAFGLVVPNSPSTAWFFNEEDRKLAVLRVRANQQPTKSEWDWKQCREAILDPLTWCYAGVAFFCMIPSGGTGILFTLLIKSFGFTSLQTLLLGMVNAWLSFNYAFFPWLGDKIKNRCAVAAVWPLVGIAGLAMVWAVPTHLRVVRLIGYYLITPQIVSYVTTISLITSNVAGKTKRTTVNIIYFVAVCTGNLIGPQMYRAKDAPKFTFFYTFNIACIAMTVVLIVVILLIYRRENARRDKLEAANGVVEFDPDSDFTDRTNPHFRYAY
- the SPBC460.05_3 gene encoding putative transporter, translated to MARLDRDKRLKGHADCDSPPTPTPSTMSDTKEKLRTDSEGDVSVVAQVDDLIAAEGEFTEEEYSCLKRKFDWILMPMLMLLYGIQYSDKTSLSSGVIFGLRDDTHMTLAQYSTLTAFFYMAYALAQYPMMWFLQRVPLGRGLAVCIIIWGAMVMLLAACNNYAQLAAVRTFLGWFEAVVTPGFALFTSSWYLRREQTHRQNLYYSMNTFFAIVFGLGIYYIAKNAQDRGGLAAWRVINLFLGSVTVGLGIIFLIFGGTPDEVWWLTAREKRMAKARIISNGTGTGGQHKWDWSQVKECLYDQQFWLAVVYNITSNIPNGSITTFNTLVIQSFGFTNLQTIMYNLPGYAVACTSIVACGFAVHYWPKTRFPLAIIMQMFTFVALIYAGTDKHSGKWTKWAIWTVFSHQFAIGCFLTAWPMISLNVAGRTKKSFFGGSSLLAYCIGNIIGSQVMRPSDAPRYFKGLTVSAVFMLFSTVNLGHWWWYLWWQNKKRDQEFAASGMTVEEREHLNRVAGENDVTDLKNKHFRYIY
- the Pm20d2_1 gene encoding Peptidase M20 domain-containing protein 2 — protein: MRIESESVTGTAGFPATPAIRATIRAAIVAAADKLTAVSTWLHDNPEISFQEFKAHDKLTTFLESEGFSVDRHYAGLETAWKATFTRGTGPTFGLNSEYDALPGVGHACGHNLICVAGIASLIGLRAAMIAHDIKGTVVLLGTPAEESGDGKVRLLERGAYDGIEACMMAHPAGESGKGVDGLIRPCLAVRSIGVEFFGKPAHAANAPYQGVNALDAANIAYMSISSMRQQLRQGEMVHGIITHGGDAPNVIPKYTAMEYYCRCGDADRLDKLIAKIVPSFHAAALATGCEVKLDISGLCADLRHAAPLAEEYANVMESEFGQHIDVDLTEAGRRMGSTDFGNVTYAMPGCHPHFVITELPPKVHTAEFAAIAATAPAHEQTYRVASGMATVGVRFLTDKAFAERTKKAWRESMDEVGGLVDVAKWGANPAHLQ